A stretch of Paenibacillus mucilaginosus 3016 DNA encodes these proteins:
- a CDS encoding RluA family pseudouridine synthase — protein MKDEFEGELQESEDIMWSEEGEGALEWHVGEEEAGERIDKFLAEMLEDGLDVSRTQLQQWIKDGHVTVSGRIVKPNYKLGEGDSLKLVVPEPQELELTAEDIPLDVIYEDSDVIVVNKPRGMVVHPAPGHYSGTLVNALLYHCKDLSGINGIMRPGIVHRIDKDTSGLLMAAKNDLAHAGLTEQLKAHSATRKYIALVHGNVPHENGTVDAPIGRDPKDRKLYTVTEKNSKHAVTHFIVLERFGDYTLLELKLETGRTHQIRVHMKFIGHPLVGDPQYGPSKSKGIPMDGQALHAAVLGFKHPRTGEELLFEAPLPEDMNRLLEVLKMR, from the coding sequence AGACATTATGTGGTCCGAGGAAGGCGAGGGCGCCCTGGAGTGGCACGTAGGCGAAGAGGAAGCCGGGGAGCGGATCGACAAGTTCCTGGCCGAAATGCTTGAGGACGGTCTGGACGTCTCGCGTACCCAGCTCCAGCAGTGGATCAAGGACGGCCACGTGACGGTCAGCGGACGGATCGTAAAGCCGAACTACAAGCTGGGAGAGGGAGACTCGCTCAAGCTGGTCGTCCCTGAGCCGCAGGAGCTGGAGCTGACGGCCGAGGATATTCCGCTCGATGTCATCTATGAGGATTCCGACGTGATCGTCGTGAACAAGCCCCGCGGGATGGTCGTCCACCCGGCTCCGGGTCATTACAGCGGCACGCTCGTGAACGCGCTGCTCTATCACTGCAAGGACTTGTCCGGCATCAACGGCATCATGCGCCCGGGCATTGTCCACCGGATCGACAAGGACACGTCCGGCCTGCTTATGGCAGCCAAGAACGATCTGGCTCATGCGGGACTGACGGAGCAGCTCAAGGCCCACAGCGCTACACGCAAGTACATCGCGCTTGTGCATGGCAATGTCCCGCATGAGAACGGGACGGTGGACGCGCCGATCGGCCGCGATCCCAAGGACCGCAAGCTCTATACGGTGACGGAGAAGAACAGCAAGCATGCGGTAACGCACTTCATCGTGCTGGAGCGCTTCGGCGACTATACGCTGCTGGAGCTCAAGCTGGAGACCGGCCGGACGCACCAGATCCGTGTGCACATGAAGTTCATCGGCCACCCGCTTGTGGGCGATCCGCAGTACGGACCGTCGAAGAGCAAGGGAATTCCGATGGACGGCCAGGCGCTGCATGCGGCGGTTCTCGGGTTCAAGCATCCGCGGACAGGGGAAGAGCTGCTCTTCGAAGCACCGCTGCCGGAAGACATGAACCGGCTGCTTGAAGTGTTGAAAATGAGGTAG